A segment of the Trifolium pratense cultivar HEN17-A07 linkage group LG7, ARS_RC_1.1, whole genome shotgun sequence genome:
CATACACACCAAACCATcacaagagagagagaaaaaaaacccAACAAAACACGAAAATTCCGCAAAAAAAGAACAACGAAACCGCGTTGATAAAATCACAAAGACTCTGATCCATGAAGAAGAATTGTGAACTTTGCAAACTTCCGGCTAGAACTTTCTGTGAGTCAGACCAAGCTAGCTTATGCTGGGACTGCGATTCTAAGGTCCACGGTGCTAATTTCTTAGTTGAGAGACACACAAGAACTCTCCTCTGTCACGCTTGTCAATCTCCCACGCCGTGGAAAGCTTCCGGTTCTAGACTCGGTAACGCGCTTTCGTTGTGTGAAAGATGCGCCGGTGGAAGAAAAGTTGATTCCGCTCAACAAGATGAAGAGAGTGAAGGTGACAATGAGGATGATGTTGAAACTGATTCCGATGAGGAGGATTCTGATGAGGATGAGGATGATGTTGACGGTGATAATCAGGTTGTTCCTTGGTCTTCAACGGCGATGCCTCCGCCGGCGTCGAGTTCTTCCGGTAGTGAAGAGTCGGTTTGCAAGTGTAACGAGAACGATGAAGTTGTTTCGCAGTTAGTTACAGCAATTACCTTGAAACGACGTCGTGTGGATCATGATTTTCAGGTAATTGattattattttctgttttaattttaaattatcaattttcttcTGCATCTGAGTTtttaatttacattttatttttttaatttctgttaatttgtttttgtattaAAGTGTTGATTTTGTGTTTCAGGATTCGGATTCAAAAAACTGGAAAAATCAACGGAGAGAGGAGGTTGATTTGTTAGGGTGTGTCGGAGAACCATCGTCAAAGGCGGCGATACGGCGTTATTGTGACGGAGATGGAACGGAGCATTCTCAGCCACACGATTGATGAGGATGTACAATTAgagatattattttatttgtgatcTCTTTGATTAACTTCCGCTAACAAAACtctttagatttttataatgaCTATCCAATATTATTCCAATGTATgcattagtttattttttgttgtttttttaattattattttgttttgatattttgagGATTATGGttgtagtaatattttttttaattgcgaAAGTGATGAATTGTATGTtttggaaagaaaagaaaaaccatATGATGAAATTGTAatgtatgttttatttttatacgattcaagaataatgctagcaacacactctttaaaaAACATactccaacacactttcttttattgattgaaattcacatgggtcccataaaaaaatgtggacccatataatttttataggacccatataaattttaaccaatagaagagagtgtgttagagtgtgtttgttaaagagtatGTTGCTAGCACACCTCCTTCAAGAATAAtactagcaacacactctttaacgaACACAATTTagttttcatatatataatatttaaagtTTATTGGAAGTAAGAAGTCAATTGATTAGGTGATGAATTTTGACGGGGACGAAGAAATTAGGCTGAAATTAGATTATTTTGCAtgtgttttttttctcaatCTAAAGAAATTTTAGTTAAGCAATTTAAGAGTGAGATTTCATATCAAACAAAACCAAGTGTTTTACAAACATTTATAATAACACGTGTATAGGTATATGAAAATAGGTTTGTTAGGTCGATTACCCAGTCTAAATCTAATCTAAATAGACAAAAGGTTAacatttttaaaagtttgtttaGTTAAAATGTAGTATGAGTGTAGGCTATATCTTTGATATGAGGTGATTAGTAAGGGTGATCACGTTGATAATAAACCCTAATAGATATCAAACAGACCTGAACGGAGTACTTAACGGTGAGACTAGCAACGCTATCATGATGCATAATGCGATGCGAGATAACGAATTTGGCGAGTGAATTATCTCTCCAGAAGCTTCTAGAGAGCGGGTTTCCAACTACGTCCTTCAATTTCCATGGTGTTAAGAAAGCTTTGGTTACCATATCCCTTTGAGAGGCGACCGAGTTCCAGACTCGGCATACGCAGCTCGCTCGAGAATTGGAAGTTTCTCGAAGATGATTTGGAGGGTGTCGATGGAGGATAGTGCTGAGAAATGAGAATTCATCGGTGAGATTACTGTTGAGGCAGGTTGAGGTGGAGATAGGGATTCGGAGGGTGAAGAAGGATTCATGAGGTGGCGGAGAATATCGCCGTCGTCTTCGTTGCAACAACAACCCATAAAGAAGGTTGGTGGAGATGATGAAGTGGTTTGTTGCACCTTCGGACCAAATTCATCCACGAATCTTTTACACGTGGAAATAGATATTCTGAATCATTATTACATTAGTTACTACAAATATGACCAGGGTGGTCGATGTCGAGCATCGTTACATTAAGGTTGAAGTTGGTGATGAAAATATCGATGCTCGGGTCATTAAAAGGTTTGAAGTGAGTGGTATTAGTTTTAGAGATTCTGTACTTTGGTTCTTCTTAAAAAAGGGTATATATAGACCCAACGCAAAGCCTTAGTCATTGTTTAAGAGTAGACGATTATGTGATCCTCTTCAATGGCACGAGGGAATCAAGGGCCCCATTAAGGTCTTGATTGTCCGAAAGGTAAGCACATACTTGATCATTTATTCAGTCCTTTGGTATTTAATGAATTTTCAAAGTGGGCATGTTAGGTACTTCGAAATTTGGGTTGAGTACATCAGGAAGCATGAACTCTAACCTAATCCAGAACAACctcaatatcaagattgacgggATGACAAATTCTTTGCACATCTCTCCAAACCTTATCATACACATAACCTTTACTTTGAATTAATAACCAACTCGAGTAATATCAAAGAGCATTGCTATATGTCGCGACACACTTTGTCACGAAAAGTTCACGAACCCCACCTAATCTATACTAGCCAATAGAATTGACGTATTAGCGGAAATAATGGCAGGAAATAAATCAACAATatcaaaaacattatttttatatttttattcgttgttaaattaaataaaaatttagggAAATACTAGTAGTAAGTAACCGCTTCCCTTTGGCATCAATCACCGTCAAAACATCTCTCTAAATGCTTTGCTGCAAAAATTTCTTCTCATGTGTACGGGTAAGTGAGCCACCAAATCAAAATCCAAACTAGAAGCTTAGAAGAAAAACCAATATGATATTAAATTGGTAAATATTCAAGCAAAATTCCATTGTGACCATTGAACGAAAACTTCAACAACGAAACACAATTCCATCAAAGCGTGTACTGAGTCAGGTCAGCCTTACTGAGTCAAGTTGTAACCGATCATGACCTGCAATATTGCCGCAACACCCAAGCAACTGTGATGTATCACTGCAGTCTCGAGATTGAATTAGAACACCAAATTAGAGAGTAAGAGAGTCACCTACAGGTTGAAGAGGATGGGTAGATTCACTTTTCCGACGACGGTGTCGGCCGTAAATCGACGAACGGTGAAGCAGCCTTGACATTGGAAAGTTTAATTAAGGAAAGGAGTCAAGGCGGTGTACGATTTGAGTATCAGTTGAATATTCCAATTTAAGATGCAACACACGTCATTCGTGAATGATTCGTGAAGCTAGGCTTCGCGACATCCAGCATTTTCCAATatcaaaacacaaatttttaaattggtgATTGGTGATATTAATTAGACATTTAAACATCAAAATTATagtaatgaagattgaaaatgtcgatttctcttaaaaaaaatgaagatgatatATGCACTCACTAGCcaacattagtttttttttaatatttaaaatattattattgaataatttaaatagaaaacatataaattgttattAGCTTGTTAGTCTATTTTAAAACATGTCATACTCCTTATTTAAGGACGATAATTTGAAATAGATCTTTAAGAATGTCATACGAGAGTTTGAAAAAAGAGTCAAACTCAAACTAAAAGATTAATGTATGACATGTTACAAAGTTTACAAATTAACCATGTTTAGgctttgaattaattttttgaattaatccgattttttaagtattttattttatataaagtttAACTCAacattaagacaaaaaaaaaaaaaagtttaactcAACATATATAAGCCTATTTCTACTTGTACATGTAGAGTATCATTTCTGAAAGAAAATTTGATTCCAAAATCATATTTGTAGTAACTAATAATCATGTTCAATTAAAATCTAAGATCAACTATACTATTTATCGACAAAATTGAATATGCACGCCTCAATCTAAGATTTGGAGCGACAAAACTATGATAAGAAATTGGTTGTTTAGGTTGCTTGAAACAAAGTACATTTGGAGTCAATAGCAATTGTTTTTAACCAAGAAAAGATAGAAACGTGTCAGAAAATATCATCACTAGTGGTTAGACACATTTGTGGTTCTTAAATAGCAActtcattcattcaaaatgtATGAGGAAATTGCATTGAAGAAGAGGTTGTGTTAAAAGCCTAAAACTAGTCATGTGCCTCACTAATCTatatatatgaacaaaacaTGTGAATGAATTAGTAAGAAAGTAACGTAAACCTTCCAATCCTAATTTAATTACCATGCCATGTTTATTTCGTGTGCAACGTTTTTAAAATCATACCAAATTATTTGGTATGCATAATAATATCTGATGTCACCACTTTATTTAGCCAAACAAGGGCAATGTCGTAACTCATTGCCTAGCCACATTTTGATATGCACTATAGTAAATTAAATACATTGTTTTAATATGagatattttcaattttttattttaatggtaACCACTAACCAAACATCTGGGAACTATGATTATTGCCTAGCCCAAAATTAGTTAGTTGGATTAGTACTAgtattataaaaatacaattgattaattatacatgtattagttgattaatt
Coding sequences within it:
- the LOC123894628 gene encoding zinc finger protein CONSTANS-LIKE 2-like produces the protein MKKNCELCKLPARTFCESDQASLCWDCDSKVHGANFLVERHTRTLLCHACQSPTPWKASGSRLGNALSLCERCAGGRKVDSAQQDEESEGDNEDDVETDSDEEDSDEDEDDVDGDNQVVPWSSTAMPPPASSSSGSEESVCKCNENDEVVSQLVTAITLKRRRVDHDFQDSDSKNWKNQRREEVDLLGCVGEPSSKAAIRRYCDGDGTEHSQPHD